The following are encoded together in the Corynebacterium jeikeium genome:
- a CDS encoding PepSY-associated TM helix domain-containing protein, with protein MSRRIIRRVHTLAGLFIAPLILVAAFSGFFYALAPTIETWVYKSELTATSSSPAQPVAKQIEAAKRIHPDLDVAKVQIPDEEGKTTRVLFADPTLPSESYTRAVFVDPGDLHITGELTQYGSAASLPFRAWLSEGHRNLWLDEPGRIYSETAATWLGPMAVTGVAMWWFMRKQKNQRKPKKKSRRQAMQRHTLIGLVAAPGLIFLCISGLTWSHFAGDNIAAVREELNWMAPEPNTNISGEQSAQDGGSGHASHGEHAGHAGHASHSGNAEIDQTQADTALQVGRNEGLTGTLQLAPPSEAGQAWTVSEPRQAYKMHNDAITVNGENGEVIDRLPFGSWPIAAQLTSWIIQLHMGTLFGLVSQIALALLALGIGALVVYGYIMWWRRRGGKNNGARLDLRELNWKHWTALVILLGGYSVIAPLFAVSGAVLFVIALALDFLGKNKTDRPNAEAQCTQDNGLDGEKKVPVTIESH; from the coding sequence ATGTCTCGCAGAATTATTCGCAGAGTCCACACTCTCGCTGGACTCTTTATCGCACCCCTCATCCTCGTAGCCGCCTTCTCCGGCTTCTTCTACGCCCTCGCCCCCACCATCGAAACGTGGGTCTACAAGTCTGAGCTGACTGCCACTTCCAGCAGCCCCGCGCAGCCAGTAGCCAAACAAATCGAAGCAGCAAAGCGGATCCACCCCGACCTTGACGTCGCTAAGGTGCAGATCCCAGACGAAGAGGGCAAGACCACCCGTGTGCTCTTCGCCGACCCAACCCTGCCCTCGGAAAGCTACACTCGAGCAGTTTTCGTCGATCCGGGTGATCTGCACATCACTGGAGAACTAACCCAGTACGGTAGCGCCGCCTCGCTTCCATTCCGCGCCTGGCTATCCGAAGGCCACCGCAACCTGTGGCTGGATGAGCCCGGCCGCATCTACTCCGAAACCGCCGCGACGTGGCTAGGCCCAATGGCCGTCACCGGCGTGGCCATGTGGTGGTTCATGCGCAAACAGAAAAACCAGCGCAAGCCCAAGAAAAAGTCCCGCCGCCAGGCTATGCAGCGCCACACCCTCATCGGACTGGTAGCCGCACCAGGACTGATCTTCCTGTGCATCTCCGGCCTGACCTGGTCCCACTTCGCCGGTGACAATATCGCAGCTGTCCGCGAAGAACTGAACTGGATGGCGCCCGAACCGAATACGAACATCAGCGGCGAACAGTCTGCGCAAGACGGCGGCTCTGGTCACGCGAGCCACGGCGAGCACGCAGGTCACGCGGGGCACGCAAGCCACAGCGGAAATGCAGAAATCGATCAGACACAGGCCGATACGGCCCTCCAGGTTGGCCGTAACGAGGGACTCACCGGCACGCTGCAGCTGGCTCCCCCGAGCGAAGCCGGCCAGGCCTGGACCGTCAGCGAACCCCGCCAGGCGTACAAGATGCACAACGATGCGATCACCGTAAACGGTGAAAACGGCGAGGTTATCGACCGTCTGCCGTTTGGCTCCTGGCCCATCGCAGCCCAACTAACCAGCTGGATCATCCAGCTACACATGGGAACCCTGTTCGGGCTGGTCAGCCAGATTGCACTGGCCCTGCTAGCTCTGGGCATCGGCGCTCTCGTGGTCTACGGATACATCATGTGGTGGCGCAGGCGCGGCGGCAAGAACAACGGCGCCCGCTTGGACCTCCGGGAACTCAACTGGAAGCACTGGACAGCGCTGGTGATCCTGCTCGGCGGATACAGCGTGATCGCTCCCCTCTTTGCTGTTAGTGGTGCCGTCCTGTTCGTCATTGCCCTAGCCCTCGACTTCCTCGGCAAAAACAAGACCGACAGGCCCAACGCAGAGGCTCAATGCACGCAAGACAACGGACTAGACGGCGAAAAGAAGGTTCCCGTGACTATCGAGAGCCATTAA
- the polA gene encoding DNA polymerase I — MAKLLLLDGHSLAFRAFYALPAANFSTVGGQHTNAVYGFLGMFLTLMDKEQPTHVAAAFDLSGPTFREESFPEYKAQRPSTPEEFKGQIELIRRTLEALGVTTLDKESYEADDIIATLATAGAKDGMDVLICTGDRDSLQLVTEDVTVLYTLKGVSELHRFTPQAVEEKYGVTPTQYPDLAALRGDTSDNMPGVPGVGPKTAQKWIAKYGSLQGVIDNMDDIGGKVGANLRENIDNVVLARDITEMVRDLKLVDDLDALSPRDIDPNEALGMFEELQFGTGLRNRAFKIMGVEFADSAAIPVTVEELKPGKLGAWLKKRTRGTVVDVNGEQLTLLDRDNVAIVQDLADVDPKDEKVLAEWLANPQATKWLHDSKQTYHTLQDQGLKLDGVEHDTSLAAYLLRPDVRTLGLADVVQRHVGHELSENATGPERAQAVAELVRALTPEIEAAGQAELYFDLEVPLALILAAMEHAGIAVDDAALQELSDDYGARLNEEIAAARELAGEPELNLSSPKQLQKVLFETFDLPKTKKTKTGYSTAAAELEKLAAQSNHPFLGHLMAHREYQKMKSTIDGLIEAVGDDGRIHTTFNQKGAATGRLSSSDPNLQNIPVRTDAGRKIRAAFTVGEGYETLLTADYSQIEMRVMAHLSEDAGLIEAYASGEDLHNYVGSRVFDVPVDEVTPELRRRVKALSYGLVYGLSAFGLSQQLKISAGEAKRIMDNYFERFGGVKRYLDHVVEVAKETGYTETLYGRRRYLPELNSSNRVARENAERAALNAPIQGTAADIIKLAMLRVDREITRQQLASRVLLQVHDELVVEVAPGELEQITELVEREMDAAAQLRVPLDVSAGTGDSWDLAAH, encoded by the coding sequence ATGGCTAAACTCCTTCTCCTCGACGGGCATTCGTTGGCGTTCCGCGCCTTCTACGCCCTGCCCGCAGCCAATTTCTCCACCGTCGGTGGCCAGCACACCAACGCGGTGTATGGCTTTCTTGGCATGTTCCTCACCCTTATGGATAAGGAACAGCCCACCCACGTGGCCGCCGCGTTTGACCTGTCCGGCCCCACGTTCCGCGAGGAATCCTTCCCGGAGTACAAGGCGCAGCGCCCGAGCACGCCCGAGGAGTTCAAGGGCCAGATCGAGCTGATTCGTCGCACACTCGAAGCGTTGGGCGTCACGACCCTAGACAAAGAGTCCTACGAGGCCGACGACATCATCGCGACCCTAGCCACCGCGGGTGCGAAGGACGGCATGGACGTGTTGATCTGCACCGGCGACCGGGATTCGCTGCAGCTGGTCACCGAGGATGTGACGGTGCTGTACACGCTCAAGGGTGTTTCTGAACTGCATCGTTTCACCCCACAGGCCGTCGAAGAGAAGTACGGCGTGACCCCCACCCAGTACCCGGACCTCGCGGCGCTGCGCGGCGATACCTCCGACAACATGCCCGGCGTGCCCGGGGTGGGCCCGAAGACCGCGCAGAAGTGGATCGCCAAGTACGGCAGCCTGCAGGGCGTGATCGACAACATGGATGACATCGGCGGGAAGGTCGGCGCCAACCTGCGCGAAAACATCGACAATGTGGTGCTCGCGCGCGACATTACGGAAATGGTGCGGGATCTTAAGCTCGTTGATGATTTGGACGCCCTCAGCCCCCGCGACATCGACCCCAACGAGGCGCTCGGCATGTTCGAGGAGCTGCAGTTTGGCACGGGGCTGCGCAATAGGGCATTCAAGATCATGGGCGTGGAGTTCGCCGATAGTGCAGCTATCCCCGTCACGGTGGAGGAGCTGAAGCCGGGGAAGCTAGGTGCGTGGCTGAAGAAGCGCACCCGCGGCACGGTGGTAGACGTGAATGGCGAGCAGCTGACCCTGCTGGACCGCGACAACGTCGCCATCGTTCAGGACCTCGCCGACGTGGACCCGAAGGACGAGAAGGTGCTGGCGGAGTGGCTGGCCAACCCTCAGGCCACGAAGTGGCTGCACGACTCCAAGCAGACGTATCACACACTGCAGGATCAAGGTCTAAAGCTTGACGGCGTGGAGCACGACACGTCCCTGGCGGCGTATCTGCTGCGCCCCGACGTGCGCACCCTCGGCCTGGCGGACGTAGTGCAGCGCCACGTGGGCCACGAACTGTCGGAAAACGCCACCGGCCCCGAGCGCGCCCAGGCCGTCGCCGAACTGGTGAGGGCCCTCACCCCAGAGATCGAGGCTGCCGGCCAGGCTGAGCTGTACTTCGACCTGGAAGTCCCGCTGGCCCTGATCCTGGCGGCCATGGAGCACGCGGGCATTGCTGTGGACGACGCAGCGCTCCAGGAGCTCTCCGATGACTATGGCGCGCGCCTTAACGAGGAGATCGCCGCCGCCCGCGAACTGGCGGGGGAGCCGGAGCTCAACCTTTCCTCCCCGAAGCAGCTGCAGAAGGTCCTGTTCGAGACCTTCGACCTGCCGAAGACGAAGAAGACCAAGACCGGGTATTCCACCGCTGCCGCAGAACTGGAGAAGCTGGCCGCCCAGTCCAACCACCCGTTCCTGGGCCACCTCATGGCCCACCGCGAGTACCAGAAGATGAAGTCCACCATTGACGGACTTATCGAGGCCGTGGGCGACGACGGGCGCATCCACACCACCTTCAACCAGAAGGGCGCGGCGACAGGCCGCCTGTCTTCCTCCGACCCGAACCTGCAGAACATCCCCGTGCGCACCGACGCCGGCCGCAAGATCCGCGCCGCATTCACGGTCGGGGAGGGCTACGAAACGCTGCTGACCGCCGACTACTCCCAGATCGAGATGCGCGTGATGGCGCACCTGTCGGAGGATGCGGGCCTGATCGAGGCCTACGCCAGCGGCGAGGACCTACACAACTACGTCGGCTCGCGCGTGTTCGATGTGCCGGTCGATGAGGTCACCCCGGAACTGCGCCGCCGGGTGAAGGCGCTGAGCTATGGCCTGGTCTACGGCCTGTCCGCCTTCGGGCTTTCACAGCAGCTGAAGATCAGCGCGGGGGAGGCGAAGAGGATCATGGATAACTACTTTGAGCGCTTCGGTGGAGTGAAGCGCTACCTCGACCACGTGGTGGAGGTCGCCAAGGAGACTGGCTACACGGAGACTCTCTACGGCCGCCGCCGTTACCTGCCGGAGCTGAACTCCTCTAACCGTGTGGCCAGGGAGAATGCCGAACGCGCCGCCCTGAATGCCCCGATCCAGGGCACGGCTGCGGACATCATCAAGTTGGCCATGCTGCGCGTGGATCGGGAGATCACGCGCCAGCAGCTGGCTTCCCGCGTGCTGCTGCAGGTCCACGATGAACTCGTGGTGGAGGTCGCGCCCGGCGAGCTGGAGCAGATCACCGAGCTAGTCGAGCGGGAAATGGATGCCGCCGCCCAGCTGCGCGTACCGCTGGATGTCTCCGCCGGCACGGGCGATAGCTGGGACCTGGCAGCGCATTAG
- a CDS encoding DUF368 domain-containing protein has product MKILQILVNMVRGGLIGMAELVPGVSGGTIALVTGVYERVLHQANLFLDATKKLPKDRKAAFAQYKTLDWLLLLPMVVGMAAVVLSLAGVMESFVTDKPVHSRALFFGMVLLSLAVPIGMTDKEDARRRLPMAILGLVVAAVATFFLTGVTSAPQSDPNLLWVFVAAAIAVCALVLPGVSGSFFLLAVGLYSATMAAVDDRNLVYLGVFFLGAITGIVCFVRLLEYLLNNHRTITLFVMTGLMLGSLRALWPWQDGDANLQAPGEHLGAAIGLFLLGAVIVVAMLAAEKASNAKANAS; this is encoded by the coding sequence ATGAAGATACTGCAAATACTAGTAAATATGGTCCGTGGCGGGTTGATTGGCATGGCCGAGCTCGTCCCGGGCGTTTCCGGCGGCACGATCGCGTTGGTTACCGGCGTGTACGAGCGCGTCCTGCACCAGGCGAACCTGTTCCTGGATGCCACGAAAAAACTGCCGAAAGATCGCAAGGCCGCGTTTGCCCAGTACAAGACACTGGACTGGTTGCTGTTGCTGCCGATGGTAGTTGGTATGGCGGCCGTGGTGCTCTCGCTGGCAGGTGTGATGGAAAGCTTCGTGACGGACAAGCCGGTGCACTCGCGCGCACTGTTCTTCGGCATGGTGCTGCTCTCCCTGGCCGTGCCGATTGGCATGACGGATAAGGAGGACGCGCGCCGGCGGCTGCCGATGGCGATCCTCGGCTTGGTTGTGGCGGCAGTGGCCACGTTCTTCCTGACGGGCGTTACCAGTGCCCCACAATCCGACCCGAACCTGCTGTGGGTTTTCGTGGCCGCGGCGATTGCAGTGTGTGCGCTGGTGCTGCCGGGTGTTTCGGGTTCCTTCTTCCTGCTGGCCGTGGGCCTGTACTCCGCGACGATGGCGGCGGTGGACGATAGGAACCTGGTCTACCTGGGCGTGTTCTTCCTGGGCGCTATCACCGGCATCGTGTGCTTCGTACGCCTGCTGGAGTACCTGCTGAACAACCACCGCACCATCACGCTGTTCGTGATGACGGGCCTGATGCTGGGCTCCCTGCGTGCGCTGTGGCCGTGGCAGGACGGGGATGCGAACCTGCAGGCGCCGGGCGAGCACCTGGGCGCCGCCATCGGCCTGTTCCTGCTGGGCGCGGTGATCGTCGTGGCGATGCTGGCGGCCGAGAAGGCCTCGAACGCGAAGGCCAACGCTAGCTAA
- a CDS encoding TetR/AcrR family transcriptional regulator encodes MSTPLPSEGKRPHRKTGPKPTFDREDVINQALAIGLDKFTMSEVAKGLGVATSALYRIYSRDTLLIACIEHITEATSLATEGDWKELLRDYAYYLARMCATYPGLAQALLSYPNSLFAFRDSVTNVLGRLNDAGFNRGQALFAIDVITNFVFSSGPFRHSFELFAMTDSLPADREDDEEITLRILDQKLDFVIQALETNRPSY; translated from the coding sequence ATGTCCACCCCGCTTCCCTCGGAGGGAAAACGCCCTCACCGCAAGACCGGCCCGAAGCCAACCTTTGACCGCGAAGACGTCATCAACCAGGCTCTCGCGATCGGTCTTGATAAGTTCACCATGTCTGAGGTCGCCAAGGGACTAGGAGTGGCCACGTCTGCGCTGTACCGAATCTACAGCCGCGACACACTTCTGATTGCCTGCATCGAGCACATCACCGAAGCCACATCACTTGCCACTGAAGGCGATTGGAAGGAACTACTCCGGGACTACGCCTATTACCTAGCGCGGATGTGCGCCACCTACCCGGGGCTCGCACAAGCTCTACTGAGCTACCCCAACAGCCTTTTCGCCTTCCGGGATAGCGTCACAAACGTTCTTGGAAGACTTAATGACGCCGGCTTCAACCGCGGACAGGCGCTGTTCGCCATCGACGTCATCACGAACTTCGTGTTCAGCTCCGGGCCTTTCAGGCACTCCTTTGAGCTCTTCGCGATGACGGATTCACTGCCTGCAGACCGGGAGGACGACGAGGAGATCACGCTGCGGATCCTTGACCAGAAGCTGGATTTCGTGATCCAAGCACTGGAGACGAACCGGCCCTCCTACTAG
- a CDS encoding DUF349 domain-containing protein: MSWKNDDWQAKQEQFRKSAGLKERLVREAQQLAHSDDFRSAGARMKQLGSEFKNAGFAGKDQNQRLWDEFSQARSTFYDRRNQYYERLNIEARDNAAQKRRMISELQPLLGVEDFREAGQRVKTLHSEWKSVGFAGREENQLLNDQYYAARNEFYENSKRHWEQLATQMELNKNDRLRLVQQAEFIADHPDPRSMSNDMRSLLQIWRDQRGPLKKEDREELNRRFWSAKDRFYSRRDAQFAQGQEQWASGKGTRSAIQDDPAWRPKDNVDAIRHLEQAIRDKEQAVRDADAHYEKVRSQGRSWLLPSKQNERIAKAEQWQRIQREELDKLYRRLSSMRNRR, encoded by the coding sequence ATGAGCTGGAAGAATGACGACTGGCAGGCGAAACAGGAGCAGTTTCGAAAATCAGCGGGTCTAAAGGAGCGCTTGGTTAGAGAGGCTCAACAACTGGCTCATAGTGACGACTTTCGATCGGCCGGAGCCCGTATGAAGCAGCTGGGATCGGAATTTAAAAATGCAGGTTTCGCGGGTAAAGACCAGAACCAGCGTTTATGGGATGAGTTCTCCCAGGCGCGCAGTACTTTCTATGACCGACGGAACCAGTACTATGAGCGCCTTAACATTGAAGCACGGGATAATGCCGCGCAGAAAAGGCGCATGATTTCTGAACTGCAGCCGCTCCTCGGGGTTGAGGACTTCCGGGAAGCTGGGCAGAGGGTTAAAACGCTGCATTCGGAATGGAAGTCAGTTGGATTTGCTGGGCGGGAGGAAAACCAACTGCTGAATGACCAGTATTACGCCGCTCGTAACGAGTTCTATGAGAATTCGAAACGTCACTGGGAGCAACTAGCTACCCAGATGGAGCTGAACAAAAATGACAGGCTGCGCTTGGTGCAACAAGCAGAATTCATAGCGGATCATCCCGATCCGCGAAGCATGAGCAACGATATGCGATCGTTATTGCAGATATGGAGAGATCAGCGTGGACCACTTAAGAAAGAAGACCGTGAAGAGTTAAATCGCCGCTTCTGGTCTGCTAAAGATCGCTTCTACTCACGACGTGATGCGCAATTCGCACAAGGCCAAGAGCAATGGGCGAGTGGAAAAGGCACTCGATCGGCCATTCAAGATGACCCAGCATGGAGGCCGAAAGACAATGTGGATGCGATCAGGCACCTTGAGCAGGCCATCAGGGACAAAGAGCAGGCGGTACGGGACGCAGATGCGCACTATGAAAAAGTGCGCTCTCAGGGGCGCAGCTGGTTATTGCCGTCGAAGCAGAACGAGCGCATCGCGAAGGCGGAACAGTGGCAGCGGATCCAACGTGAGGAGCTGGACAAGCTATATAGACGCTTATCCAGCATGCGCAACCGCAGGTAG
- a CDS encoding ECF transporter S component: MTDENFGSNNPAANGNNGAPQQPQGQDWNQNPYGQQNPAPQQQGQNAYGAPQQGAQNGYGQNNFQNQNQQNGQGAQFDIKKYLDFSNKSVLWLVCAAGAALISFIGSFMPWGKVSVPFYGTITVSGTDGDGILTMFLSLIIIGGIAAYLFVEQLTQKWWRAIPVIAIGAIMLLISIIDWASIGSKAGDFDKDVVNVSVGAGLILILLASLAIIAFGVLALLNDRKNNPQAPKQAFAQQGYGQQNFGQQGYGQQPQNNFGQNNYGQNNFGQQPNQGWQGNAPQDPQNPQNPQ; this comes from the coding sequence ATGACGGACGAGAACTTCGGTTCCAACAACCCGGCCGCCAACGGCAACAACGGTGCACCGCAGCAGCCGCAGGGCCAGGACTGGAACCAGAACCCCTACGGCCAGCAGAACCCGGCACCGCAGCAGCAAGGCCAGAACGCCTATGGTGCTCCGCAGCAGGGTGCACAGAACGGCTACGGCCAGAACAACTTCCAGAACCAGAATCAGCAGAACGGCCAGGGCGCGCAGTTCGACATCAAGAAGTACCTGGACTTCTCCAACAAGTCCGTTCTGTGGCTGGTCTGCGCCGCAGGTGCTGCTCTGATCAGCTTCATCGGCAGCTTCATGCCATGGGGCAAGGTCTCAGTTCCCTTCTACGGCACCATCACAGTCTCCGGCACCGACGGTGACGGCATTCTCACCATGTTCCTGTCCCTGATCATCATCGGCGGAATCGCAGCCTACCTGTTCGTAGAGCAGCTGACCCAGAAGTGGTGGCGCGCCATTCCGGTGATCGCCATCGGCGCCATCATGCTGCTTATCTCCATCATCGACTGGGCTAGCATCGGCTCTAAGGCCGGTGATTTTGACAAGGACGTTGTAAACGTAAGCGTCGGCGCAGGCCTGATCCTGATCCTGCTGGCTTCCCTCGCCATCATCGCCTTCGGCGTGCTCGCACTGCTGAACGACCGCAAGAACAACCCGCAAGCTCCGAAGCAGGCCTTCGCCCAGCAGGGTTACGGCCAGCAGAACTTTGGTCAGCAGGGCTACGGCCAGCAGCCGCAGAACAACTTTGGCCAGAACAACTACGGTCAGAACAACTTCGGCCAGCAGCCGAACCAGGGCTGGCAGGGCAACGCCCCGCAGGACCCGCAGAACCCCCAGAACCCGCAGTAG